One genomic window of Desulfuromonas sp. AOP6 includes the following:
- the glpX gene encoding class II fructose-bisphosphatase translates to MDRNLALELVRVTEAAALSCGRWVGKGNKIAADDAATNAMRRTLESINISGTVVIGEGEMDEAPMLYIGEKVGNGEAPEVDIAVDPLEGTSICAKGMNGSITTIAIAPRGGFLHAPDMYMEKIATGPAARNAIDINLSPAENLKRVADAKKCYVEDLTVVVLDRPRHEKMVEEIRKAGARIHLISDGDVAPAIAAAVDGSGVDLMMGIGGAPEGVLAAAALKCMGGGMQGRLVFMSKDERDRALKMGIDDFDQVYMAEDMAKGDVFFAATGVTSGDLLDGVRYFSGGAETHSIVMRSRSRTVRFIKSQHYFDYKPAY, encoded by the coding sequence ATGGACAGAAATCTCGCCCTTGAACTGGTCAGGGTAACCGAAGCCGCCGCCCTGTCCTGTGGACGCTGGGTTGGCAAGGGCAACAAGATTGCCGCCGACGATGCCGCCACCAACGCTATGCGCCGGACCCTGGAATCCATCAACATCAGCGGGACAGTGGTCATCGGTGAGGGGGAAATGGATGAAGCCCCCATGCTCTATATCGGGGAAAAAGTGGGAAATGGCGAAGCACCTGAAGTTGATATCGCCGTCGACCCCCTGGAAGGAACCAGCATCTGCGCCAAAGGGATGAACGGCTCCATTACCACCATTGCGATAGCCCCTCGCGGAGGATTTCTCCACGCGCCAGACATGTACATGGAAAAAATTGCCACGGGGCCCGCGGCCAGGAACGCCATAGACATCAACCTGTCTCCCGCCGAAAACCTCAAGCGGGTGGCGGATGCAAAAAAATGCTACGTAGAAGATTTGACCGTAGTTGTCCTGGATCGGCCCCGCCACGAAAAGATGGTTGAGGAGATTCGCAAGGCTGGCGCTCGCATCCACCTCATCTCGGATGGTGACGTCGCTCCCGCCATTGCCGCCGCTGTCGACGGCAGTGGCGTCGATCTCATGATGGGTATCGGCGGCGCCCCCGAAGGCGTTCTGGCCGCCGCCGCTCTCAAATGCATGGGCGGAGGGATGCAGGGCCGCCTGGTCTTCATGAGTAAAGATGAGAGAGATCGCGCCCTCAAAATGGGCATCGACGATTTTGACCAGGTCTACATGGCTGAAGATATGGCCAAGGGTGATGTCTTTTTTGCCGCTACCGGTGTCACCAGCGGCGACCTCCTTGACGGAGTCCGCTACTTTTCCGGTGGCGCCGAAACACACTCCATCGTCATGCGCTCCCGCAGCCGCACCGTTCGCTTCATCAAGTCTCAGCATTATTTCGACTACAAACCGGCCTATTAA